Proteins found in one Luteimonas chenhongjianii genomic segment:
- the modA gene encoding molybdate ABC transporter substrate-binding protein: MTSNPFRFRVLRHAAALLLGALGLPAAVAAQERAPVTVFAAASLKESMDAAAARYQRETGTPVRVSYAASSALARQIEQRAPADVFISADLEWMDWLQQRRLVDAATRREVLGNSLVLIAPAGSAAQPMALDADAELLPLLGPRGRLSLALTTSVPAGRYARAALESMGQWPSLKSRTAESDSVRGALTLVARGEAPLGVVYASDAMAEPRVRVLATFPAGSHPDIVYAAARVSASRNPQAAAFVRWLDGGAASAIFRAHGFVVR, from the coding sequence ATGACCTCCAACCCCTTCCGATTCCGCGTCCTGCGCCATGCCGCCGCTCTGCTGCTGGGCGCGCTCGGCCTGCCGGCGGCGGTGGCGGCACAGGAGCGCGCGCCGGTCACCGTGTTCGCCGCAGCCAGCCTCAAGGAATCGATGGACGCCGCGGCGGCGCGCTACCAGCGCGAAACCGGCACTCCGGTGCGCGTCTCGTACGCGGCAAGCTCAGCACTGGCCCGGCAGATCGAACAGCGCGCGCCCGCGGATGTCTTCATCTCCGCCGATCTGGAATGGATGGACTGGCTGCAGCAGCGGCGCCTGGTCGATGCGGCGACGCGCCGCGAAGTGCTCGGCAATTCGCTGGTCCTCATTGCCCCGGCCGGCAGCGCGGCGCAGCCGATGGCCCTGGATGCGGATGCCGAGCTGCTGCCGCTGCTGGGCCCGCGCGGGCGCCTGTCACTGGCGCTCACCACGAGCGTGCCGGCGGGCCGGTATGCCCGCGCCGCGCTGGAATCCATGGGCCAGTGGCCGTCGCTGAAGTCGCGCACGGCCGAGTCCGACAGCGTGCGCGGCGCGCTGACCCTCGTCGCACGCGGTGAAGCGCCGCTGGGCGTGGTCTACGCCAGCGACGCAATGGCCGAACCGCGGGTGCGAGTGTTGGCGACGTTCCCGGCCGGCAGTCATCCCGACATTGTCTATGCCGCGGCGCGCGTGAGCGCGAGCCGCAATCCGCAGGCGGCGGCCTTCGTGCGCTGGCTCGATGGCGGGGCCGCGTCGGCGATCTTCCGCGCGCACGGTTTCGTGGTGCGCTGA
- a CDS encoding TrbI/VirB10 family protein → MSGHASGGGHPSQPANRAANPYEARAGRGDVDLDAGAPVLESAEVQRLNRRALLFLAGIVVLLGALAFWAFSGGGAGEEADRPGAGPVEQVVIPAAPRDLPELPVAREEMPVPALPPLPVIEDTAPASDRRMSESLSGIGAYSSAPVPSLLERRMQDVETGPDPGGLTAMAAAGPMGGPGYGSEPTSSSVMQAPADGPTSARVLYSPDTLLLRGTYIRCVLQSRVISDFPGYTSCVVTEPVYSVNGRRLLLPRGSRVMGFYNSDSVIGDRAAIVWDRITTPTGLDVSMRSPGVDNLGAAGNPGHYTAHWGQRITSALLISMLSDAFKYAGAEYGPEQTTFGNGFVVQSPFESNTARTLERLAQTALERNMAQPPTVTINQGTVVNVYVARDVDFSAVVH, encoded by the coding sequence GTGAGCGGCCACGCTTCCGGCGGCGGCCACCCGTCGCAGCCTGCGAACCGGGCCGCAAATCCCTATGAGGCACGGGCCGGCCGCGGCGACGTGGATCTCGATGCCGGGGCTCCGGTGCTGGAGTCGGCCGAGGTGCAGCGCCTCAATCGGCGTGCCTTGCTGTTCCTCGCCGGAATCGTGGTCCTGCTCGGCGCACTGGCGTTCTGGGCGTTCTCGGGTGGTGGGGCGGGCGAGGAGGCCGATCGTCCGGGTGCCGGACCGGTCGAGCAGGTGGTCATTCCCGCAGCCCCCCGCGACCTGCCGGAGCTTCCCGTCGCGCGCGAGGAGATGCCAGTGCCTGCGCTTCCTCCGCTACCGGTGATCGAGGACACCGCGCCTGCTTCGGATCGCCGCATGTCGGAGTCGCTGTCCGGAATCGGCGCGTATTCCAGCGCGCCGGTCCCATCACTGCTGGAGCGCCGCATGCAGGACGTGGAGACCGGTCCGGACCCGGGCGGCTTGACGGCCATGGCGGCGGCAGGCCCCATGGGCGGCCCCGGATACGGGAGCGAACCAACCTCGTCCTCCGTGATGCAGGCGCCCGCTGATGGACCCACCAGCGCGCGTGTGCTCTACAGCCCCGACACGCTGCTGCTTCGGGGCACCTATATCCGCTGCGTGCTGCAGTCTCGTGTCATCAGCGATTTCCCGGGTTACACCTCCTGCGTCGTGACGGAGCCGGTCTACTCGGTGAACGGACGGCGTCTGTTGCTGCCGCGTGGCTCGCGGGTCATGGGCTTCTACAACTCCGACAGCGTGATCGGCGATCGCGCGGCAATCGTCTGGGACCGCATCACCACGCCCACCGGGCTGGATGTCAGCATGCGCAGCCCCGGCGTCGACAACCTCGGCGCCGCCGGCAATCCCGGTCATTACACCGCGCACTGGGGGCAGCGGATCACCTCGGCGCTGCTCATCAGCATGCTCAGTGACGCCTTCAAGTACGCAGGGGCCGAGTACGGACCGGAGCAGACGACCTTCGGCAACGGCTTCGTCGTGCAGAGCCCGTTCGAAAGCAACACGGCGCGCACGCTGGAGCGCCTGGCCCAGACGGCGCTCGAGCGCAACATGGCCCAGCCGCCGACGGTGACGATCAACCAGGGGACGGTGGTCAACGTGTACGTCGCGCGTGACGTCGACTTCTCCGCGGTCGTGCATTGA
- a CDS encoding TrbG/VirB9 family P-type conjugative transfer protein, with product MRLPISSPAWCFVASSLLAASSATAQVVEEYRYQPDAVYQVRTGLGITTQIELSAHEQILDYSSGFSGGWDISRRDNVFYVKPRNIDVDTNLLVRTAAHAYIFEMKVVATDWRSLDQARAAGVQYKIRFSYPSDARFVPEGGAAPEASSELETGVHASRDYHFGYDYTQHRRTPHWLVPTTVYDDRRFTYIRMGDRTRFPSGNFPAVFARDSEDGEEFVVNSTVEGDVIVVHGTYPYLVVRHGAYVVGLRRSAGP from the coding sequence ATGAGGCTGCCGATATCCTCACCCGCCTGGTGCTTCGTCGCATCGAGCCTGCTGGCGGCCTCGTCCGCCACGGCACAGGTGGTGGAGGAGTACCGATATCAGCCCGACGCGGTCTATCAGGTGCGTACCGGTCTGGGCATCACCACCCAGATCGAACTGAGCGCACACGAGCAGATCCTCGACTACAGCAGTGGTTTCAGCGGGGGCTGGGACATCAGCCGGCGCGACAACGTCTTCTACGTCAAGCCGCGGAATATCGACGTCGATACCAATCTGCTGGTCCGAACCGCCGCGCACGCCTACATCTTCGAGATGAAGGTGGTCGCCACCGACTGGCGCTCGCTGGATCAGGCCCGCGCCGCCGGTGTGCAGTACAAGATCCGGTTCAGTTATCCGAGTGACGCGCGGTTCGTGCCCGAAGGTGGCGCCGCGCCCGAAGCGTCGAGTGAACTCGAAACCGGCGTGCACGCCAGTCGCGATTACCACTTCGGCTACGACTACACCCAGCACCGGCGCACACCCCATTGGCTCGTGCCCACGACGGTCTATGACGACCGCCGTTTCACCTATATCCGGATGGGGGATCGCACCCGTTTTCCGAGTGGAAACTTTCCCGCAGTGTTCGCCAGGGACAGCGAAGACGGCGAGGAGTTCGTGGTCAACTCCACTGTCGAAGGTGACGTGATCGTGGTTCATGGAACCTACCCCTACCTGGTCGTCCGGCATGGCGCGTACGTGGTCGGCCTGCGCAGGAGCGCCGGGCCGTGA
- a CDS encoding S1/P1 nuclease — protein sequence MSAPVHAWGQLGHRVVAQLAERDLTPAARDEVARLLAEEPDPTLAGVATWADELRGQDPDLGRRSASWHYVNIAESNCRYSAPRDCPGGNCVVEAIRTQTAILADRRRSQAERAQALKFVVHFVGDAHQPMHAGYAHDRGGNDKQLNFRGRGTNLHAFWDSGMFNSQQLSGDAWLTRIAARAPSADARKPASAQPAAAQWVEAACRIAVAPGVYPTRARIAQSYVDTQLPLIEQQVRDAGARLATVLNAALAAP from the coding sequence ATGTCCGCTCCCGTCCACGCCTGGGGCCAGCTGGGCCACCGTGTGGTGGCACAGCTCGCCGAGCGCGATCTCACCCCCGCCGCGCGCGACGAAGTGGCCCGCCTGCTGGCCGAGGAGCCCGATCCGACCCTGGCTGGCGTCGCCACCTGGGCCGATGAGCTGCGCGGGCAGGATCCGGACCTGGGCCGGCGCTCGGCGTCCTGGCATTACGTCAATATCGCCGAGTCCAACTGCCGTTATTCGGCGCCGCGCGACTGTCCCGGCGGGAACTGCGTGGTCGAAGCCATCCGAACGCAAACCGCGATCCTGGCCGATCGGCGCCGGTCGCAGGCCGAACGCGCGCAGGCACTGAAGTTCGTCGTGCATTTCGTCGGCGATGCGCACCAACCGATGCATGCCGGCTATGCCCACGACCGGGGCGGCAACGACAAGCAGCTCAATTTCCGCGGGCGCGGCACCAACCTGCACGCGTTCTGGGACAGCGGCATGTTCAACAGCCAGCAGCTGTCGGGTGATGCGTGGCTGACGCGGATCGCCGCGCGCGCGCCGTCGGCCGACGCGCGGAAGCCGGCGTCGGCGCAACCGGCTGCAGCGCAATGGGTCGAGGCGGCCTGCCGCATCGCCGTGGCGCCGGGCGTGTATCCGACCCGTGCGCGGATCGCACAGAGCTACGTGGACACGCAGCTGCCGCTGATCGAGCAGCAGGTCCGCGACGCCGGCGCGCGCCTGGCCACGGTCCTCAACGCCGCGCTGGCGGCGCCCTGA
- a CDS encoding virB8 family protein, with protein sequence MSGKQTASPAVERAVAQGVSFELTLSEQLRRSERRAWRVAWSAVAMSVLLACGYLLFLPLKERVPYLVMADPYTGTASVARLAGNFNDRDVTMEEAINKSNVAQFVLARESYDSGLIGQRNWRTTLSMAGPAVAPAYIALHAEHNPERPFRLYGSGRSLRARVLSIVLIGSGEGQRPSGATVRFQRSLFDKSNGRVEPLDARIATLEFTYNADLRLSDEDRLLNPLGFRVTNYRVDNDFAASPLPEREFPLPRATASQPLDETPEWPAGESAAGLGASAPVMENVP encoded by the coding sequence ATGTCCGGCAAGCAAACCGCATCGCCTGCAGTCGAGCGCGCCGTCGCACAGGGTGTCAGCTTCGAGCTGACGCTGAGCGAGCAGTTGCGCAGGAGCGAGCGCCGGGCGTGGCGCGTGGCGTGGAGCGCAGTGGCGATGTCCGTGCTGTTGGCATGCGGTTATCTGTTGTTCCTGCCGCTCAAGGAACGCGTTCCTTACCTGGTGATGGCTGATCCCTATACCGGGACGGCGAGCGTGGCCCGGCTGGCCGGGAACTTCAACGATCGGGACGTGACCATGGAAGAGGCGATCAACAAGAGCAACGTCGCCCAGTTCGTGCTTGCGCGCGAATCCTACGATTCCGGGCTCATCGGCCAGCGCAACTGGCGCACCACCCTGTCGATGGCGGGGCCCGCAGTCGCGCCGGCATATATCGCGCTGCATGCCGAACACAATCCCGAACGCCCGTTCCGCCTTTACGGCAGTGGCCGTTCGCTCCGTGCCCGCGTGCTGAGCATCGTGCTGATCGGCAGCGGCGAAGGGCAGCGACCCTCGGGGGCGACGGTCCGCTTCCAGCGCAGTCTCTTCGACAAATCCAACGGCCGCGTCGAGCCTCTCGACGCGAGGATCGCCACGCTGGAGTTCACCTACAACGCCGATCTGCGTCTCAGTGATGAAGACCGGCTGCTCAATCCACTGGGGTTCCGGGTCACCAATTACCGGGTCGACAACGATTTCGCCGCATCGCCGCTGCCCGAGCGCGAGTTCCCGCTCCCCCGCGCGACCGCATCGCAGCCGCTCGACGAGACGCCGGAATGGCCTGCCGGAGAATCTGCCGCCGGGCTCGGGGCTTCCGCACCCGTCATGGAAAACGTTCCATGA